In Rhodococcus sp. OK302, one genomic interval encodes:
- a CDS encoding CbtB domain-containing protein, which yields MALAYSPDTSIDSTRLAFIAAAIVVLAMLTLYVVGFDQGAISRTGMYMHELMHDGRHLMGVPCH from the coding sequence ATGGCACTCGCTTATTCTCCCGACACGTCGATCGATTCGACTCGTCTCGCTTTCATCGCCGCAGCAATAGTTGTGCTCGCGATGCTGACTCTCTACGTGGTCGGATTCGACCAGGGCGCAATCTCGCGCACCGGCATGTACATGCATGAACTGATGCACGACGGACGCCACTTGATGGGCGTGCCGTGCCACTAG
- a CDS encoding flavin-containing monooxygenase has protein sequence MTQTIDSTVSPTVAVTPQDRVDAWLADFEAALAARDIARVAEKFAYDSFWRDLVTFTWNIKTVEGREQIVDMLTERLDDTDPSGFRTTETPDEADGVISAWIEFETATGRAHGHLRLKGDEAWTLLTSLQELKGHEEGKGTRRPRGAKHGADPNRVTWAEQKEIEDRELGYTAQPYVVIVGGGQGGIALGARMRQLGVPAVVIDSHERPGDQWRGRYKSLCLHDPVWYDHLPYMPFPDNWPVFAPKDKIGDWLEMYTKVMEVPYWSSTTCTSASFDEKAQEWTVNVNRNGEVLTLRPKQLVMATGMSGKANVPTFPGQDTFLGDQHHSSKHPGPDQYVDKKVVVIGANNSAHDICGALWENGVDVTMVQRSSTHIVKSDSLMDLGLGDLYSERALAAGMTTHKADLTFGSLPYRIMHEFQIPVYDAIRERDKDFYDRLEKAGFEHDWGDDGSGLFMKYLRRGSGYYIDVGAAELVANGDIKLAHGNVRELTADSVILEDGTELPADVVVYATGYGSMNGWVADLIGQDVADKVGKVWGLGSDTTKDPGPWEGEQRNMWKPTQQEALWFHGGNLHQSRHYSLYLALQLKARYEGIPTPVYGLQEVHHLS, from the coding sequence ATGACGCAAACCATCGATTCCACGGTTTCACCCACAGTGGCTGTGACACCTCAGGATCGCGTCGACGCCTGGCTGGCAGATTTCGAAGCAGCACTGGCAGCTCGCGACATCGCACGCGTCGCAGAAAAATTCGCCTACGACAGTTTCTGGCGTGACCTGGTGACGTTCACGTGGAACATCAAAACCGTCGAAGGACGTGAGCAGATTGTCGACATGCTCACCGAGCGTCTCGACGACACCGATCCGTCTGGATTTCGCACCACCGAGACGCCGGACGAAGCTGACGGAGTCATTTCTGCCTGGATCGAATTCGAGACTGCAACCGGCCGGGCCCACGGACACCTTCGATTGAAGGGTGATGAGGCCTGGACATTGCTGACGTCTCTCCAGGAACTCAAAGGCCACGAAGAAGGTAAAGGAACCCGTCGACCCCGCGGGGCGAAGCACGGTGCCGACCCCAACCGCGTGACCTGGGCAGAGCAGAAGGAAATCGAAGACCGCGAACTCGGTTACACCGCACAGCCTTACGTCGTGATCGTCGGCGGCGGACAGGGCGGTATCGCGCTCGGCGCCCGTATGCGTCAGCTCGGTGTCCCGGCCGTCGTGATCGACAGTCACGAACGCCCCGGCGATCAGTGGCGCGGACGCTACAAGTCCCTGTGCCTGCACGATCCGGTCTGGTACGACCACCTGCCCTACATGCCGTTTCCCGACAATTGGCCGGTATTCGCCCCCAAAGACAAGATCGGCGACTGGCTCGAGATGTACACCAAGGTCATGGAGGTTCCGTACTGGAGTTCCACCACCTGCACCTCGGCGTCGTTCGACGAGAAGGCGCAGGAATGGACAGTCAACGTCAACCGAAACGGTGAAGTGTTGACGTTGCGGCCCAAACAGTTGGTGATGGCGACCGGGATGTCCGGCAAGGCGAACGTTCCGACGTTCCCGGGGCAGGACACATTCCTCGGCGATCAGCACCACTCGAGCAAGCATCCCGGCCCGGATCAGTACGTAGACAAGAAGGTTGTGGTCATCGGGGCGAACAACTCCGCACACGACATCTGCGGGGCGCTGTGGGAGAACGGCGTCGACGTCACGATGGTGCAGCGCAGTTCGACGCACATCGTGAAGTCGGATTCGTTGATGGACTTGGGCTTGGGTGATCTGTACTCGGAGCGTGCACTGGCTGCCGGAATGACCACACACAAAGCTGATCTCACGTTCGGATCACTGCCGTACCGGATTATGCACGAATTTCAGATTCCCGTGTACGACGCAATCCGTGAGCGGGACAAGGACTTCTACGACAGGCTCGAGAAGGCCGGCTTCGAGCACGACTGGGGCGACGACGGTTCGGGCCTGTTCATGAAGTACCTACGACGCGGCTCGGGCTACTACATCGACGTCGGCGCAGCCGAGTTGGTTGCCAACGGAGATATCAAGCTGGCACACGGGAATGTTCGTGAATTGACCGCTGACAGTGTCATTCTCGAAGACGGTACGGAACTGCCGGCCGATGTCGTGGTGTACGCAACCGGTTACGGCTCGATGAACGGGTGGGTTGCCGATCTGATCGGTCAAGATGTTGCGGACAAGGTCGGCAAGGTGTGGGGCCTCGGCTCGGACACGACCAAGGACCCGGGCCCGTGGGAAGGCGAGCAGCGCAACATGTGGAAGCCGACGCAGCAGGAAGCTCTCTGGTTCCACGGAGGTAATCTGCATCAGTCGCGGCACTATTCGCTGTATCTCGCGCTTCAACTCAAAGCGCGTTACGAGGGCATCCCGACGCCGGTGTACGGCTTGCAGGAAGTGCATCATCTGAGCTGA
- a CDS encoding CbtA family protein, with protein sequence MPLADNFTKLLIRGLLAGLIAGILAGGVAYVLGEPHVNAAIAIEEASSAGGHTHGSEEAPLVTRDGQRAGLFLATSLAGLALGAIFAVVANYTRRITSMAGPLLAITIATGGWLAIEAVPFFKYPANPPAVGDPDTINQRTLLWLATVILGLLAVTAAAAAAKAVSAHEFLSVRIAAPVAAFLVIVAIGYVSLPTINEVGDDFPATLLWEFRLSSLATQATLWLVLGLAFAFLTERASKEVEIAKKFAVR encoded by the coding sequence GTGCCACTAGCCGACAATTTCACGAAGCTTCTGATTCGTGGCTTGTTGGCCGGTTTGATCGCGGGCATCCTTGCCGGCGGGGTTGCATACGTGCTGGGTGAACCGCACGTCAATGCCGCCATCGCGATCGAGGAAGCCAGCAGTGCCGGCGGACATACCCATGGCAGCGAAGAAGCACCCCTCGTTACTCGTGACGGTCAACGCGCCGGACTGTTTCTCGCCACATCATTGGCCGGATTGGCATTGGGCGCGATCTTCGCCGTAGTTGCCAACTACACCCGACGGATCACCTCGATGGCCGGGCCGTTGTTGGCAATAACCATCGCTACAGGCGGGTGGCTCGCTATCGAAGCCGTGCCCTTCTTCAAGTACCCGGCCAATCCTCCCGCTGTCGGCGATCCCGACACCATCAACCAGCGGACGCTGCTGTGGCTTGCCACCGTCATTCTGGGCTTGTTGGCCGTCACCGCTGCGGCAGCCGCCGCGAAAGCTGTTTCAGCTCATGAGTTCCTCAGTGTCCGGATCGCCGCTCCAGTTGCTGCGTTCTTGGTGATCGTCGCGATCGGTTACGTATCACTGCCCACGATCAACGAGGTCGGCGACGATTTTCCGGCAACTCTGCTGTGGGAGTTCCGATTGTCGTCGCTCGCTACGCAGGCGACGTTGTGGCTCGTTCTCGGATTGGCTTTCGCCTTCCTCACCGAGCGCGCCTCGAAGGAAGTCGAAATCGCGAAAAAGTTCGCTGTTCGCTGA
- a CDS encoding MFS transporter, producing the protein MQLVRIVNDSLLYTNKEKRVESSTQPDVRPGGLVGVLAFAGIVAALMQTIVVPLIGDLPKLFNTSASNASWVITATLLAGAVATPITGRLGDLYGKRKMILICSIPLIAGSVVAATASSLMPMVIGRGLQGIGVGMIPLGISALRDLFPPEKLHSAIALMSSSMGIGGALGLPMAAAVAEHTSWRVLFWGSAVLSVAIAVLIWFFVPTTPVHNPGGRFDLIGALGLGVGLISLLLGVSKGGDWGWTSGSILGLFATTIIVLAAWGWWELSTDDPLVDLRIAARPQVLFTNGASIAVGFAMYAQALILPQLLQLPEATGYGMGQSMLAMGLWMLPGGFVMMTVSVAGAKLSASRGPKITLLLGTLVIAAGYGSSMFLMGTPWGLLIVTCICNAGIGLAYGSMPALIMGAVPPSATGSANSFNTLMRSVGTSISAAVVGVVLAQMSMDFGGHTLPTEAGFRTGLLIACGAALFAAAITTLIPARKVNPPVEMVAPQPVAKV; encoded by the coding sequence ATGCAACTCGTTCGCATCGTAAACGATTCTTTACTTTATACAAATAAGGAGAAGCGCGTGGAAAGTTCGACGCAACCCGACGTCCGCCCCGGCGGCCTCGTCGGAGTGCTCGCATTTGCGGGCATCGTCGCTGCGCTCATGCAGACGATCGTCGTGCCACTGATCGGGGATCTCCCCAAACTGTTCAACACATCGGCATCCAACGCGTCGTGGGTCATCACGGCCACATTGCTCGCAGGCGCAGTGGCAACACCGATCACCGGCCGACTCGGCGATCTGTACGGCAAACGAAAGATGATCCTGATCTGCTCGATTCCCCTGATTGCCGGATCAGTTGTCGCCGCTACGGCGTCGTCATTGATGCCGATGGTCATCGGCCGCGGACTCCAGGGCATCGGCGTCGGCATGATCCCGTTGGGTATCAGCGCACTGCGCGATCTATTCCCCCCGGAGAAACTGCATTCCGCAATCGCCCTGATGAGCTCTTCCATGGGCATCGGCGGAGCCCTCGGACTCCCCATGGCTGCTGCCGTGGCAGAGCACACCAGTTGGCGCGTCCTCTTCTGGGGATCTGCCGTCCTCAGCGTTGCCATCGCAGTGCTGATCTGGTTCTTCGTTCCCACCACACCCGTGCACAATCCCGGTGGCCGCTTCGATCTGATCGGCGCCCTCGGCCTGGGAGTCGGCTTGATATCGCTCCTCCTGGGCGTCTCGAAAGGCGGCGACTGGGGCTGGACCAGCGGATCGATCCTCGGACTGTTCGCGACCACCATCATCGTCCTGGCAGCCTGGGGTTGGTGGGAGCTGAGCACCGACGATCCGTTGGTCGATCTCCGCATCGCCGCGCGGCCTCAGGTGTTGTTCACCAATGGGGCTTCCATCGCAGTCGGCTTCGCAATGTACGCCCAGGCACTGATCCTTCCGCAACTCCTTCAGCTGCCCGAAGCCACCGGATACGGCATGGGACAGTCGATGCTGGCAATGGGACTGTGGATGCTACCCGGCGGGTTTGTCATGATGACTGTCTCAGTCGCCGGCGCAAAACTCTCCGCTAGCCGGGGGCCCAAAATAACGCTGCTGCTCGGAACTCTGGTCATCGCCGCGGGTTACGGATCCTCGATGTTCCTCATGGGAACGCCCTGGGGACTGTTGATCGTCACGTGCATCTGCAACGCGGGAATCGGCCTTGCCTACGGCTCGATGCCGGCACTGATCATGGGCGCTGTCCCGCCGTCCGCTACCGGATCGGCAAACAGCTTCAACACACTGATGCGCTCGGTCGGCACCTCGATCTCCGCTGCCGTCGTCGGCGTTGTTCTCGCGCAGATGAGCATGGACTTCGGCGGGCACACCCTGCCGACGGAAGCCGGATTCCGCACCGGCCTTCTCATCGCTTGCGGCGCCGCACTGTTCGCGGCCGCCATCACGACGCTGATTCCGGCCCGAAAGGTGAATCCTCCAGTCGAAATGGTTGCACCGCAGCCTGTCGCGAAGGTCTGA
- a CDS encoding alpha/beta fold hydrolase, translated as MLHDEGGTGQPILLLHGLMGSARTWRRHVPWIREFGHVYTFDAAGHGRPAPKELTTEAFVEDVAAAVAGIDEPMIVIGHSMGALHAWCFAAAHPEKVRALVLEDMAPDFRGRTAENWAQMVSAWPQPFATEDAAKEFFGPVAGQYFLDSFTRRDDGWYLHGDVSTFRDISEEWGTRHFWDQWAAVTAPTLLIEGEYTITPDGQMREMAQRPGTQYVRIADAGHLVHDDQPQSYRDVVTEFLIAQRAS; from the coding sequence GTGTTGCATGACGAAGGTGGGACGGGTCAGCCGATTCTTTTGTTGCACGGCCTCATGGGTAGTGCACGAACCTGGCGCCGGCACGTGCCGTGGATTCGCGAGTTCGGACACGTCTACACGTTTGACGCGGCCGGGCACGGTCGACCTGCACCGAAGGAGCTGACGACGGAGGCGTTCGTCGAGGACGTCGCGGCGGCAGTAGCGGGAATCGACGAGCCGATGATCGTGATCGGGCACTCGATGGGCGCTCTCCACGCCTGGTGTTTTGCAGCGGCACATCCGGAAAAGGTACGGGCGTTGGTCCTCGAAGACATGGCACCCGACTTCCGCGGACGCACCGCGGAGAACTGGGCGCAGATGGTATCGGCGTGGCCTCAGCCTTTTGCTACCGAGGATGCGGCAAAGGAGTTTTTCGGTCCGGTTGCCGGACAATACTTTCTGGATTCATTCACCCGTCGCGACGACGGTTGGTACCTCCACGGTGACGTCTCCACATTCCGGGATATCTCCGAGGAATGGGGAACGCGCCATTTCTGGGACCAGTGGGCTGCGGTGACTGCGCCGACCTTGCTTATCGAGGGCGAGTACACAATTACACCGGACGGTCAGATGCGTGAGATGGCGCAGCGTCCGGGAACGCAGTACGTACGCATTGCTGACGCCGGACACTTGGTCCACGACGATCAACCGCAGAGTTATCGGGACGTCGTGACGGAATTCTTGATAGCTCAGAGAGCGAGCTGA
- a CDS encoding GAF domain-containing protein encodes MPPGEDPRNYARTLAAVYDATMAGDKSPARPRDVVRQSWQRLKDLGVDPEQNHTEPSMDVAELDLRRRESGLYDVLDDVTRGLESVTASGENIMVVADIHGTVLWRSGSHRVLDQAARLGFIEGANWAENSVGTNAIGTALVSSQAVQIFSAEHYARSHHSWTCAGAPIRDPRDGRVIGVVDISGPAKTVHPTTLALVDAVARLAQSHLRDKHRDNLDQLRSVAAPMLARGSSPALVTDSHGWVAAVDSLPHRTRILLPTAMTPGKTWFPSLGLCELNPLPGGWLIRPTTSGTEIAAAAIHIDLRDSENMSVTVTSGSGEWTYSPTPRHAEILFLLGSERSGRTASQLAHDLFGDSARTVTVRAEMSRLRKNLAGVVAAQPYRFVDAADVTLSVPDVGAYLLPFSSAPAVCASRLHQADSEA; translated from the coding sequence ATGCCACCCGGCGAGGATCCTCGTAACTACGCGAGGACCCTCGCCGCGGTGTACGACGCGACGATGGCCGGCGACAAATCGCCGGCACGCCCCCGCGATGTGGTGCGTCAGTCCTGGCAGCGCTTGAAAGATCTCGGAGTAGATCCCGAGCAGAATCACACCGAACCGTCGATGGATGTAGCCGAACTAGACCTACGACGCCGCGAATCCGGCCTCTACGACGTTCTCGACGATGTGACTCGCGGGCTCGAATCAGTTACCGCGAGCGGTGAAAACATCATGGTGGTCGCGGATATCCACGGAACAGTGCTGTGGCGCAGCGGTTCCCATCGCGTACTGGATCAGGCCGCACGGCTCGGATTCATCGAGGGCGCGAACTGGGCAGAGAATTCGGTCGGCACCAACGCCATCGGCACCGCACTGGTGTCAAGTCAGGCCGTCCAGATATTTTCGGCCGAACACTATGCGCGCAGCCATCATTCGTGGACCTGCGCCGGTGCACCGATCCGAGATCCGCGCGACGGTCGTGTCATCGGTGTCGTGGACATCAGCGGCCCGGCCAAAACCGTCCATCCCACCACTCTTGCCCTGGTCGACGCCGTCGCACGCCTCGCCCAATCGCACTTGCGCGACAAACATCGCGACAACCTCGACCAATTACGTTCTGTCGCAGCACCGATGCTTGCGCGTGGCAGTTCTCCGGCACTGGTTACCGATTCTCACGGCTGGGTTGCTGCAGTCGATTCGCTCCCACATCGCACGCGAATCCTGCTTCCCACTGCAATGACGCCCGGCAAGACCTGGTTTCCGTCGCTCGGTCTGTGCGAATTGAATCCGCTCCCCGGCGGTTGGCTAATTCGCCCGACGACGTCCGGCACCGAGATCGCGGCCGCCGCGATACACATCGACCTCCGAGACTCCGAGAACATGTCCGTGACCGTGACATCAGGATCTGGGGAATGGACGTACTCTCCCACACCGAGGCATGCGGAAATTCTGTTTCTCCTGGGATCCGAGCGGAGCGGACGAACAGCATCGCAGTTGGCGCATGATCTGTTCGGAGACTCGGCCCGCACGGTAACCGTACGGGCCGAAATGTCTCGTCTACGTAAGAATTTGGCGGGAGTTGTTGCGGCGCAGCCCTACAGGTTTGTCGACGCTGCAGACGTCACCCTCTCCGTCCCCGACGTCGGCGCATACCTACTGCCGTTCTCGAGTGCTCCGGCAGTGTGCGCCAGCCGATTGCATCAGGCCGACTCGGAGGCCTGA
- a CDS encoding HIT family protein produces the protein MNTDTCIFCNIVGAAQPAIRILETETVLAFLDARPVSRGHTLVVPKRHATNLDELENHEGAEMFRVGTLVAGALRRCDIAADGVNFLVNDGRAAGQTVFHSHLHVVPRHLGDKAKFAAGLLARRAVELEQAGESIRSQLAL, from the coding sequence ATGAACACCGATACCTGCATCTTCTGCAACATCGTCGGAGCCGCCCAACCGGCGATCCGGATCCTCGAAACCGAGACCGTGCTGGCCTTCCTCGATGCACGACCGGTCAGTCGCGGGCACACGCTCGTAGTCCCCAAGCGCCATGCGACAAACCTGGACGAACTCGAAAACCACGAGGGCGCTGAGATGTTCCGCGTCGGGACGCTGGTAGCCGGAGCACTGCGTCGATGCGATATCGCGGCGGACGGAGTCAATTTTCTGGTCAACGACGGACGCGCGGCTGGGCAGACGGTCTTCCATTCCCACCTACACGTCGTCCCGCGGCACCTCGGAGACAAAGCGAAGTTCGCCGCGGGCCTGCTGGCCCGGCGAGCTGTCGAACTCGAGCAGGCAGGAGAGTCGATCCGCAGTCAGCTCGCTCTCTGA
- a CDS encoding response regulator transcription factor: MLGRDGELTANMPERRSLSELLPRQSLFATLDRRTALTIVRAPAGYGKSALLASWLHTRSTSGRLPVWVAAPHPSSSTADYWSMVLRQCSQSGIAISATPADSYTDLLAALAESDRSVQLVLIRPDRIPNAELESQLIELVSRCHHLDLVVTLSGLTLFPEPYLLDIDHTLIGADDLLFSIEDTRMLFGLSDTTLLPGEAEQITATTGGLPALVRSVVSVVKALPQQDRRGDLLELNLQRAINKYIHEKILADSEIADHREFIVTCATARTLDVDTARHLFESGESREHIRGRLLLLETVGTFSRIETETEETWELAPAVRRSILALQAQSGIDPAQQMSLLAHYRLDSGRHASALKYAVEAHDWQLVVHIIEHHWVTMISDNLETIRSALQRLPEKAVGKNVAVKAGRNLYTMHMTKNVSLVDTLPTSPEELRALGAGDSAKDALSVGCVQSIMLRIAGEYEQAAETTRRLSQLSRSALENNPDDVTAQLPIMHLQWGITFQLNGRFAESTIEMRTAYRGGQSQGADYIAINAAGSAAMNWAIVGEPLQSQRWTQLEYRHPDAHDRLRSMVKVSGLVARTLASLDTLDFAAADEALTALGHAAEREELWAFVIYAHCQYALARRDTFSALSLLHSAVDAHQKHLKPGSFAGPLMRSTEIDLTLALGDGNKASALAAEIDDPADNPWTLTSVARLRQKTGQNEAAVALCHQFDWAGESYPRAQMETLLVQAVAHCQLGEHRRAAEAWSKACSIADQTGNLRSFSTIARPDIDQLESLAETNSSALAQFLKVIPAEAFPQSLQIVTLTERERTVLSLIDDGLSSAAMADKLFVSVNTIKTQLRTMYRKLGAHNRKEALTRARELRLL, from the coding sequence ATGTTGGGGCGGGACGGGGAGTTGACGGCGAACATGCCCGAACGTCGATCCCTCTCCGAGTTGCTCCCCCGCCAAAGCCTCTTTGCGACATTGGATCGTCGAACCGCACTGACGATCGTGCGCGCACCGGCTGGATACGGCAAATCTGCGCTCCTGGCATCCTGGCTCCACACGCGTAGCACGTCCGGACGCCTACCCGTCTGGGTTGCCGCCCCCCATCCCAGTTCTAGCACCGCGGATTACTGGTCGATGGTCCTCCGCCAATGCAGTCAGTCGGGTATCGCAATTTCGGCCACACCCGCCGATTCGTATACAGATCTCCTCGCAGCGCTGGCCGAGTCAGACAGATCCGTACAACTCGTGTTGATCCGTCCGGATCGGATTCCGAACGCCGAGTTGGAAAGCCAACTGATCGAACTTGTATCTCGATGCCACCACCTGGATCTCGTCGTAACACTGTCGGGCCTGACACTTTTCCCCGAGCCCTATCTCCTCGACATCGATCACACACTGATCGGTGCTGACGACCTGCTGTTCAGCATCGAAGACACCCGAATGCTCTTCGGCCTCTCCGACACAACTCTGCTTCCCGGCGAAGCCGAGCAGATCACCGCGACGACGGGCGGACTGCCCGCCCTGGTGCGATCAGTCGTTTCAGTCGTCAAAGCCCTTCCGCAACAAGACCGTCGAGGGGATCTTCTCGAACTGAACCTGCAACGCGCCATCAACAAATACATACACGAGAAAATCCTCGCCGATTCCGAAATCGCCGACCATCGCGAGTTCATCGTGACGTGCGCGACGGCACGAACCCTTGACGTGGATACCGCACGCCATCTGTTCGAGTCAGGCGAATCTCGCGAGCACATTCGCGGGCGCCTCCTCCTCCTGGAGACCGTCGGCACTTTCTCCCGAATTGAAACCGAGACCGAGGAAACGTGGGAACTTGCTCCAGCAGTTCGACGTTCGATCCTCGCACTGCAAGCGCAGTCCGGAATTGATCCAGCACAACAGATGTCGCTGCTCGCGCACTACCGACTCGATTCCGGACGCCACGCGTCGGCACTGAAGTACGCCGTCGAAGCACATGATTGGCAACTCGTCGTCCACATTATCGAACATCATTGGGTCACGATGATCTCCGACAACTTGGAAACCATTCGCTCTGCACTGCAAAGGCTTCCGGAAAAAGCCGTCGGAAAGAACGTTGCCGTCAAAGCGGGACGCAACCTCTACACCATGCACATGACCAAAAATGTCAGCCTCGTCGATACGCTCCCTACCTCTCCGGAAGAACTTCGGGCACTCGGCGCCGGAGATAGCGCAAAAGACGCACTCAGCGTCGGCTGCGTGCAATCGATCATGTTGCGCATAGCCGGCGAATACGAGCAGGCAGCCGAAACAACCCGTCGCCTATCGCAATTGAGCCGAAGCGCTCTCGAGAACAATCCTGACGACGTGACCGCGCAACTCCCGATCATGCACCTGCAATGGGGAATCACATTTCAGTTGAACGGAAGGTTCGCAGAGTCGACTATCGAGATGCGAACGGCCTACCGGGGAGGCCAATCGCAGGGAGCCGACTATATCGCCATCAACGCTGCCGGAAGTGCTGCAATGAACTGGGCGATAGTCGGCGAACCCCTGCAATCGCAGCGATGGACCCAACTCGAGTACCGGCATCCGGATGCTCACGACAGGCTCCGATCGATGGTCAAGGTATCCGGATTGGTCGCCCGCACGCTTGCATCGCTCGACACTCTCGACTTTGCTGCGGCAGACGAAGCCCTCACTGCGCTGGGTCACGCGGCCGAGAGGGAAGAACTGTGGGCATTTGTCATCTACGCCCATTGCCAATACGCGCTGGCTCGTCGGGACACATTCTCCGCACTGTCCTTGTTACACAGCGCGGTTGACGCACATCAGAAGCACCTGAAACCAGGTTCGTTTGCCGGCCCACTGATGCGTTCGACCGAAATCGATCTCACTCTTGCTCTCGGGGACGGAAACAAAGCGTCGGCGCTGGCCGCCGAGATCGACGACCCGGCAGACAATCCGTGGACCCTGACGTCTGTTGCCCGACTCCGCCAGAAGACGGGACAGAACGAAGCCGCAGTGGCACTGTGCCACCAATTCGATTGGGCCGGTGAATCATACCCGCGCGCACAGATGGAAACACTCCTCGTTCAGGCCGTCGCACATTGCCAGTTGGGTGAACACCGGCGAGCCGCAGAGGCCTGGTCCAAAGCGTGCAGCATCGCAGATCAGACCGGCAATCTGCGGTCGTTCTCGACCATTGCCCGGCCCGACATCGATCAGCTCGAATCCCTGGCGGAAACCAATTCCAGCGCACTCGCACAGTTCTTGAAAGTGATTCCAGCCGAAGCTTTTCCACAATCGTTGCAGATCGTCACATTGACCGAACGTGAACGCACCGTCCTCTCACTGATCGACGACGGACTGAGTTCGGCGGCAATGGCCGACAAACTCTTCGTATCCGTTAATACGATCAAGACCCAGCTGCGCACGATGTATCGCAAACTCGGTGCGCACAATCGAAAGGAAGCCCTCACCCGGGCACGGGAACTTCGACTGCTCTGA
- a CDS encoding antibiotic biosynthesis monooxygenase family protein, with amino-acid sequence MAVVKINAIEIPEGAGPELEKRFAARASAVENSPGFLGFQLLRPTAGESRYFVVTQWETEQAFADWRDGPARAAHSGERAKPVASGASLLEFEVVLDVPAKS; translated from the coding sequence ATGGCAGTCGTGAAGATCAATGCAATCGAAATTCCCGAGGGCGCCGGCCCCGAACTGGAGAAGCGCTTCGCAGCACGCGCATCCGCAGTGGAGAACTCTCCCGGTTTCCTCGGGTTCCAACTCCTCCGCCCCACCGCGGGCGAGAGCCGCTACTTCGTGGTGACGCAGTGGGAGACCGAGCAGGCGTTCGCCGACTGGCGCGACGGTCCGGCCCGCGCAGCGCACTCCGGTGAGCGCGCGAAGCCCGTCGCTTCGGGTGCGTCGCTGCTCGAATTCGAGGTAGTTCTGGACGTCCCAGCCAAGAGTTGA
- a CDS encoding MarR family winged helix-turn-helix transcriptional regulator, whose protein sequence is MDKPTHLIEFETMLLGRYLTMQVPRSKRDGSNLDRSAYTLLSRISIDGPMSIGELADAFGLDTSTLSRQTSSMLNSGLVERISDPEGGMARKFRITDEGARKLEAERADNIVGLGQVMEDWDPEDVATFASWLQRFNTDIERLAGRPWPRT, encoded by the coding sequence ATGGACAAGCCCACGCATTTGATCGAATTCGAGACCATGCTCCTGGGGCGATATCTGACCATGCAGGTCCCTCGATCCAAGCGTGACGGCAGCAATCTCGACCGCAGTGCCTACACGTTGTTGAGTCGCATCAGTATTGACGGCCCGATGTCCATCGGTGAACTCGCTGACGCCTTCGGGTTGGATACGTCGACGCTGAGTCGTCAAACATCATCGATGTTGAATTCCGGACTTGTAGAACGTATTTCGGACCCGGAGGGGGGAATGGCGCGCAAGTTTCGGATCACCGACGAGGGGGCGCGCAAGCTCGAAGCCGAGCGTGCCGACAATATCGTCGGCCTGGGTCAGGTAATGGAAGATTGGGATCCCGAGGACGTCGCCACCTTTGCGTCATGGCTGCAGCGTTTCAATACCGACATCGAAAGGCTTGCCGGGCGGCCCTGGCCCCGTACGTAG